GTCCTGCGTGCGGTCGGACAGGCGCTGGGACAGCATCACGGGCACGGTGCCCAGTGCGGTCGCCAGCGCGGCGGCCGAGCCTCCGGCCAGTGCCTGGAAGACCACCGGATGGTTCTGCGCATAGGCCCAGAACTGGCTGGTGAGCGCCCAGGCGCCGGCCATCATGATGGCCAGGCCTATCCACAGGCGGATGTTGGACCGTACGCTGGTCTTGGAGCGGAAGCGTTGTGGCAGATCCATGCTGGTCGAGGTCAGAGGTTGGCGTTGCAGACCGTTCAGCCGCGTGCGGCGGCGTAGCGGCGGGCCACTTCGGCCCAGTTGACTACGTTGTAGAACGCCGCGATGTATTCAGGGCGGCGGTTCTGGTACTTGAGGTAGTAGGCGTGTTCCCACACGTCCAGGCCCAGGATGGGGGTGGCGCCGGAGCCGATGCCGGCCATCAGCGGGCTGTCCTGGTTGCCGCTGCTTTCCACGGCCAGCTTGCCGTCCTTGCCCACCACCAGCCAGGCCCAGCCGCTGCCAAAGCGCGTGAGCGCGGCCTGGGTGAAGGCGGCCTTGAAGGCATCG
The sequence above is a segment of the Candidatus Hydrogenedentota bacterium genome. Coding sequences within it:
- a CDS encoding ZIP family metal transporter, whose protein sequence is MDLPQRFRSKTSVRSNIRLWIGLAIMMAGAWALTSQFWAYAQNHPVVFQALAGGSAAALATALGTVPVMLSQRLSDRTQD
- a CDS encoding superoxide dismutase; the encoded protein is MEIHYTKHHQAYVNNLNAALKDTPHGSQPVEQLIADLPLLPEGVRGAVRNNGGGHANHSLFWTVMAPVDQGGGGTPSGELAQAIDRELGGFDAFKAAFTQAALTRFGSGWAWLVVGKDGKLAVESSGNQDSPLMAGIGSGATPILGLDVWEHAYYLKYQNRRPEYIAAFYNVVNWAEVARRYAAARG